One Phaseolus vulgaris cultivar G19833 chromosome 2, P. vulgaris v2.0, whole genome shotgun sequence DNA window includes the following coding sequences:
- the LOC137812327 gene encoding probable mitochondrial adenine nucleotide transporter BTL3, producing the protein MLHLISPPESSDSFFPGGLFLNSHTLPSSFASYLPPPSSSDPTTVSCFCWKRSLRVEGGIGGGAFLSLSLSLNGTSADQRYGRESGEILEHHDKKVEDDDGVSEEKEKILINGSGAVNMTKHLWAGAVAAMVSRTFVAPLERLKLEYIVRGEQKNLYELIQQIATSQGLKGFWKGNFVNILRTAPFKAINFYAYDTYKNKLTRMLGNEESTNIERFVAGAAAGITATLLCLPMDTIRTVMVAPGGEALGGVIGAFRHMIRTEGFFSLYKGLVPSIISMAPSGAVYYGIYDILKSAYLHSPEGRKRIQRREEAQELNALEQMELGPIRTLLYGAIAGCCSEAATYPFEVVRRQLQMQVRATRLNAMATCVKIVEQGGVPALYAGLIPSLLQVLPSAAISYFVYEFMKIVLEVEST; encoded by the exons ATGCTCCACCTAATCTCACCACCGGAATCCTCCGATTCCTTCTTCCCCGGTGGTCTGTTCCTCAACTCTCACACACTTCCCTCCTCCTTCGCTTCCTACCTTcctcctccttcttcttctgatCCTACAACAGTATCATGTTTTTGTTGGAAAAGAAGTTTAAGGGTGGAAGGTGGCATAGGTGGCGGTGCCTTCTTGTCATTGAGTTTGTCCTTAAACGGAACCAGTGCGGATCAGAGGTATGGTCGAGAATCGGGTGAAATTCTGGAACATCATGATAAGAAGGTGGAAGATGATGATGGTGTGAgtgaagagaaagagaagattTTGATCAATGGATCGGGTGCCGTCAACATGACTAAACATCTATGGGCTGGTGCTGTCGCTGCCATGGTTTCAAG GACTTTCGTTGCACCTCTTGAGAGACTTAAGTTGGAGTACATAGTTCGTGGTGAACAGAAGAATCTTTATGAGCTCATTCAGCAAATTGCGACTTCACAAGGGTTGAAAGGTTTTTGGAAAGGGAATTTTGTGAATATTCTGCGGACGGCACCTTTTAAGGCTATAAATTTTTATGCCTATGATACTTATAAAAATAAGCTGACAAGGATGTTGGGGAATGAAGAATCTACTAATATAGAGAGATTTGTTGCGGGTGCTGCTGCTGGGATAACAGCTACATTGCTCTGCTTGCCCATGGACACT ATTAGGACGGTAATGGTAGCACCTGGAGGTGAAGCCTTAGGAGGTGTGATTGGTGCCTTCCGCCACATGATAAGAACAGAGGGCTTCTTTTCTCTTTACAAGGGTTTAGTACCTTCCATTATCAGTATGGCACCTTCAGGAGCTGTCTACTATGGTATTTATGATATCTTAAAGTCAGCATATCTGCATTCACCTGAAGGAAGGAAAAGAATCCAACGCAGGGAAGAGGCTCAAGAGTTGAATGCACTGGAACAAATGGAATTGGGTCCTATCAGAACTTTATTATATGGTGCTATTGCTGGTTGTTGTTCTGAAGCTGCTACTTACCCCTTTGAAGTTGTAAGGAGACAGCTTCAAATGCAAGTACGAGCAACAAGGTTGAATGCAATGGCAACTTGTGTCAAGATTGTTGAGCAAGGAGGTGTTCCCGCCCTCTATGCAGGACTAATCCCTAGTTTATTGCAG GTGTTACCATCAGCTGCTATTAGCTATTTTGTTTACGAGTTCATGAAGATAGTTCTCGAAGTAGAGTCAACATAG
- the LOC137812326 gene encoding calmodulin-binding transcription activator 3 isoform X2, translating to MPPSGSLFLFDRKVLRYFRKDGHNWRKKKDGKTVREAHERLKAGSVDVLHCYYAHGEEDENFQRRTYWLLEEELSNIVLVHYRQVKGTKSNYTCAKETEESLPYAQQTDKIMVKAEMDTSFSSTLRPNSYQVPSQTTDTSMNSAQLSEYEETESAFNSHASSEFYSFLELQRPVKKIIDQPADSYSPQPLINEQKKLPVIAEVNHISLTQDRKIIDIHNVGLTYESPKPLGFSSWEDILGNNGESQHVPFQPLFPEMQPDNMRVNSNFCQGDDIIVPHLTTSIAQLHDNGSIIQAEGSWQGYSVDSLRMSTWPIDSVHSSSACEVSCSKCEHEVNEVDFQKSLEQSLLHPHKQNKVLMLNDPQEILLNTKEEPKSDFEANRTLDGIEDTRFAFKRTLLDGFPAEEGLKKLDSFYQWMSKELGDVEESNKPSTSGAYWDTVESEVGSTTIPSQGHLDTYVLDPSVSNDQLFSIIDYSPGWAFEGSKTKIIISGRFLRSQQEAELCKWSCMFGEVEVPAVILTKDVLCCHTPPHKAGRVPFYVTCSNRLACSEVREFDFQVNCTQEVNTAGDDRASTLSTFSRRFGELLYLGHAFPQNSYSISGNEKSQLRSKISSLLRGEDDVWDKLLELTLQKEFSPEDLQEHLLQNLLKDRLHAWLLQKIIDDGKGPNVLDEGGQGVLHFAAALGYDWALEPTIVAGVNVNFRDVNGWTALHWAAFYGRERTVAFLVSLGAATGLVTDPCPEYPSGRPPADLASANGHKGIAGYLSESYLSEQLTTLDLNKDVGESPGTKVVQRIQNIAQVNDLDGLSYEQSLKDSLAAVCNATQAAARIHQVFRMQSFQRKQLEEFGDDKFGISDERALSLVKMNGKSHKSGSRDEPVHAAAIRIQNKFRGWKGRKEFLMIRQRIVKIQAHVRGHQVRKNCGKIIWTVGILEKVILRWRRKGSGLRGFKSEANSEVTMIQDITSPEEDYDFLKEGRKQTEQRLEKALARVKSMVQYPEARDQYRRVLNVVTEIQENQVKHDSSCNNSEETRDFNNLTDLEALLEEDIFMPTAT from the exons ATGCCACCAA GTGGTTCACTTTTCTTATTTGATCGGAAGGTGCTGAGATACTTCAGAAAGGATGGCCACAACTGGAGGAAgaaaaaagatggaaaaacaGTAAGAGAAGCACATGAGAGACTAAAG GCTGGAAGTGTGGATGTTTTGCACTGCTACTATGCTCATGGAGAAGAAGATGAGAATTTTCAGAGACGTACATATTGGCTGCTTGAAGA GGAACTCTCTAACATTGTTCTAGTTCATTATCGACAAGTGAAG GGAACCAAGTCAAATTATACATGTGCTAAAGAAACTGAAGAATCTCTTCCTTATGCTCAACAAACTGACAAAATTATGGTCAAAGCAGAGATGGACACTTCTTTTTCATCCACTCTTCGTCCAAACAGTTACCAGGTTCCTTCACAAACTACGGATACAAGCATGAACAGTGCCCAATTATCAGAATATGAAGAAACTGAATCTG CATTCAATAGCCATGCAAGTTCTGAGTTTTATTCTTTCCTTGAGTTACAACGCCCTGTTAAGAAGATTATAGATCAACCTGCTGATTCTTATTCTCCTCAGCCACTCATAA ATGAGCAAAAGAAGTTACCTGTCATTGCTGAGGTGAATCATATCTCACTCACTCAAGACAGAAAAATCATAGACATTCATAATGTTGGATTGACGTATGAGTCCCCAAAACCCCTGGGCTTCTCCTCGTGGGAAGATATCTTAGGAAATAATGGTGAAAGTCAACACGTGCCTTTTCAGCCTTTATTTCCTGAAATGCAACCTGATAACATGCGAGTCAATAGCAATTTTTGTCAAGGAGATGACATAATTGTGCCACATTTGACCACCAGCATTGCTCAGCTGCATGACAATGGAAGTATCATACAAGCTGAAGGAAGTTGGCAG GGATATAGTGTTGATTCTTTACGCATGTCCACTTGGCCTATTGACAGTGTCCATTCAAGCTCGGCATGCGAGGTTAGTTGTAGCAAATGTGAGCATGAAGTTAATGAAGTTGATTTTCAAAAATCCTTGGAACAGTCTCTTCTCCATCCACACAAACAAAACAAGGTTCTGATGCTAAATGACCCTCAAGAGATACTTCTGAATACAAAAGAAGAGCCAAAATCAGATTTTGAGGCCAATAGAACCCTAGATGGAATAGAAGACACACGTTTCGCTTTTAAAAGGACTCTGTTAGATGGATTCCCAGCAGAAGAGGGTCTGAAGAAGCTTGACAGTTTCTACCAGTGGATGAGTAAAGAGCTTGGAGATGTGGAAGAATCAAATAAACCATCTACTTCAGGTGCTTATTGGGATACAGTTGAAAGTGAGGTTGGCAGCACAACTATTCCTTCCCAAGGGCACCTGGACACCTATGTATTGGATCCATCTGTTTCCAATGATCAGCTTTTTAGCATTATTGACTATTCCCCAGGCTGGGCATTTGAAGGGTCAAAAACTAAG aTTATCATTTCTGGACGATTCTTAAGAAGTCAACAAGAAGCAGAACTATGTAAATGGTCATGCATGTTTGGTGAGGTTGAAGTGCCTGCAGTGATACTCACAAAAGATGTTCTTTGTTGTCATACTCCTCCACACAAGGCTGGGAGGGTACCTTTCTATGTAACTTGTTCCAATAGGTTAGCATGTAGTGAAGTGCGAGAATTTGATTTCCAGGTCAACTGTACTCAAGAAGTCAACACTGCAGGTGATGATAGAGCCAGCACTTTGTCTACTTTTAGTAGACGATTTGGAGAACTGTTGTACCTAGGGCATGCCTTTCCTCAGAATTCTTATTCAATCAGTGGAAATGAGAAATCTCAACTGAGAAGTAAAATCAGTTCTCTGCTACGGGGGGAGGATGATGTTTGGGACAAGCTACTGGAACTTACACTACAGAAAGAATTTTCTCCAGAAGATTTACAGGAGCATCTGCTTCAAAATCTTCTAAAAGATAGGTTGCACGCATGGCTCCTTCAGAAAATTATTGACGATGGGAAAGGCCCCAATGTATTGGATGAGGGTGGCCAAGGTGTGCTTCATTTTGCTGCTGCTCTTGGCTACGATTGGGCCCTAGAACCCACAATAGTTGCTGGTGTGAATGTGAACTTTCGTGATGTGAATGGATGGACTGCTCTTCATTGGGCAGCATTTTATGGCAG GGAGCGCACAGTTGCTTTCCTCGTATCTCTTGGCGCTGCAACTGGATTAGTGACTGATCCATGTCCAGAATACCCTTCTGGTAGGCCTCCAGCTGACCTAGCTTCTGCAAATGGACATAAAGGAATTGCAGGGTATCTCTCAGAATCTTATTTAAGTGAACAGCTCACAACTCTTGATTTGAACAAGGATGTGGGAGAAAGTCCTGGAACCAAAGTAGTCCAAAGAATCCAAAACATTGCCCAAGTTAATGATCTTGATGGTCTATCTTATGAACAGTCACTGAAAGATTCATTGGCTGCAGTGTGCAATGCCACCCAAGCTGCTGCTCGTATTCATCAAGTTTTCAGAATGCAATCATTCCAGAGAAAGCAACTGGAGGAATTTGGTGATGACAAATTTGGAATATCCGATGAACGAGCTCTTTCACTTGTAAAAATGAATGGGAAATCACACAAGTCTGGATCACGCGATGAACCGGTCCATGCTGCTGCAATACGTATCCAGAACAAATTCCGTGGCTGGAAGGGCAGAAAAGAATTTTTGATGATTCGACAACGTATAGTAAAAATTCAG GCTCACGTGAGAGGACACCAGGTTAGGAAAAATTGTGGGAAGATAATTTGGACTGTTGGGATATTGGAGAAGGTTATTTTGCGTTGGCGTCGAAAAGGTAGTGGTTTGCGAGGATTTAAGTCAGAGGCCAATTCTGAGGTAACTATGATACAAGATATAACTTCCCCTGAGGAGGACTACGATTTCTTAAAAGAAGGCAGGAAGCAAACTGAGCAAAGATTGGAGAAAGCCCTAGCCAGGGTGAAGTCAATGGTTCAGTATCCAGAGGCAAGGGACCAATACCGTAGGGTGTTGAATGTAGTAACTGAGATCCAAGAAAATCAG GTAAAGCATGATAGCAGTTGTAACAATTCAGAAGAAACAAGAGACTTCAATAACCTCACTGATCTTGAAGCACTGTTGGAGGAAGATATTTTCATGCCTACAGCAACTTAG
- the LOC137812324 gene encoding ras-related protein RABH1e has product MATVSPLAKYKLVFLGDQSVGKTSIITRFMYDKFDTTYQATIGIDFLSKTMYLEDRTVRLQLWDTAGQERFRSLIPSYIRDSSVAVIVYDVANRQSFLNTNKWVEEVRTERGSDVIIVLVGNKTDLVDKRQVSIEEGDAKSREFGIMFIETSAKAGFNIKPLFRKIAAALPGMETLSSTKQEDMVDVNLKPTVNSSQTEQQGGGCSC; this is encoded by the exons ATGGCGACGGTGTCCCCTCTCGCCAAATACAAGCTCGTTTTCTTGGGCGATCAATCCGTCGGGAAAACCAGCATCATCACCCGCTTCATGTACGACAAATTCGACACCACCTACCAG GCAACCATTGGTATTGACTTTTTGTCAAAAACAATGTACCTGGAAGATAGAACTGTTCGCTTGCAGCTTTG GGACACTGCCGGGCAAGAAAGATTTAGAAGTCTCATTCCAAGCTACATAAGAGATTCTTCTGTTGCAGTTATAGTATATGACGTTGCTA ACAGGCAATCATTTCTGAACACTAACAAGTGGGTTGAGGAGGTTCGTACAGAACGTGGCAGTGATGTTATTATTGTCTTGGTTGGAAACAAAACTGATCTTGTTGATAAAAG GCAAGTTTCAATAGAGGAAGGAGATGCAAAGTCCCGTGAGTTTGGAATCATGTTCATAGAAACCAGTGCAAAAGCAGGCTTCAATATCAAG CCTTTGTTTCGTAAGATTGCTGCTGCCTTGCCAGGGATGGAAACTCTTTCTTCTACAAAGCAGGAAGACATGGTCGATGTAAATTTAAAGCCCACTGTGAATTCATCCCAGACAGAGCAGCAAGGAGGAGGTTGCTCGTGCTAG
- the LOC137812328 gene encoding ubiquitin carboxyl-terminal hydrolase 4, whose translation MGAAGSKLEKALGDQFPEGERYFGLENFGNTCYCNSVLQALYFCVPFREQLLEYYGNNKSTLDGEENLLTCLADLFSQISSQKKKTGVVAPKRFVQRLKKQNELFRSYMHQDAHEFLNFLLNELVDTLEKESKAAKTDQETSPPSEKAVNGPKNGQANGVHEEPLFTWVHKNFQGLLTNETRCLRCETVTARDEIFLDLSLDIEQNSSITSCLKNFSSTETLNAEDKFFCDKCCSLQEAQKRMKIKKPPHILVIHLKRFKYMEQLGRYKKLSYRVVFPLELKLSNTVEDADIEYSLFAVVVHVGSGPNHGHYVSLVKSHNHWLFFDDENVEMIDESAVQTFFGSSQEYSSNTDHGYILFYESLGSGNRN comes from the exons ATGGGTGCTGCGGGCTCCAAGCTTGAGAAGGCTCTCGGCGACCAATTCCCCGAAGGAGAACGTTACTTCGGCCTTGAGAATTTCGGCAACACTTGTTACTGCAACAGCGTCTTGCAG GCACTATACTTTTGTGTTCCTTTTCGTGAACAATTACTAGAGTATTATGGAAATAACAAAAGCACACTGGATGGGGAAGAAAATCTTTTGACTTGCTTGGCGGATTTGTTTTCACAG ATAAGTTCCCAGAAGAAAAAAACTGGTGTTGTTGCTCCCAAACGATTTGTACAGAGGCTTAAAAAGCAGAATGAACTCTTCCGTAGCTATATGCACCAG GATGCCCATGAATTCTTGAACTTTTTGCTGAATGAACTTGTTGACACTCTTGAGAAAGAGAGTAAAGCTGCAAAAACTGATCAGGAGACCTCACCACCTTCAGAAAAGGCTGTTAATGGGCCCAAGAATGGTCAAGCTAATGGTGTTCACGAAGAGCCATTATTTACTTGGGTACACAAAAATTTTCAG GGACTACTCACCAATGAGACAAGGTGCTTGCGATGTGAAACAGTGACAGCTAGAGATGAAATATTTTTAGACTTGAGTCTTGATATTGAGCAGAACAGCTCAATTACAAGCTGTTTGAAAAATTTCAGTTCCACTGAGACACTGAACGCTGAAGACAAATTCTTTTGTGACAAATGCTGCAG TTTGCAAGAAGCTCAGAAGAGGATGAAGATAAAGAAACCACCTcacatcttggtcatccatcTTAAGCGTTTTAAGTATATGGAGCAGCTTGGTCGCTACAAGAAGCTGTCATATCGGGTTGTTTTTCCCCTGGAGCTGAAGTTGAGTAACACTGTTGAAGATGCAGACATTGAGTATTCTCTATTTGCGGTAGTTGTCCATGTTGGGAGTGGGCCCAACCATGGGCATTATGTCAGCCTTGTGAAAAGCCATAACCACTGGTTATTTTTTGATGACGAAAATGTAGAGATGATTGACGAATCTGCTGTGCAGACGTTCTTTGGATCATCACAGGAATATTCAAGTAATACAGACCATGGGTACATTTTGTTCTATGAGAGCCTTGGCTCTGGTAACAGGAATTAG
- the LOC137812326 gene encoding calmodulin-binding transcription activator 3 isoform X1 produces the protein MAEARHYVPPSQLDIEQIIVEAQHRWLRPAEICAILSNYTKFRIAPEPAHMPPSGSLFLFDRKVLRYFRKDGHNWRKKKDGKTVREAHERLKAGSVDVLHCYYAHGEEDENFQRRTYWLLEEELSNIVLVHYRQVKGTKSNYTCAKETEESLPYAQQTDKIMVKAEMDTSFSSTLRPNSYQVPSQTTDTSMNSAQLSEYEETESAFNSHASSEFYSFLELQRPVKKIIDQPADSYSPQPLINEQKKLPVIAEVNHISLTQDRKIIDIHNVGLTYESPKPLGFSSWEDILGNNGESQHVPFQPLFPEMQPDNMRVNSNFCQGDDIIVPHLTTSIAQLHDNGSIIQAEGSWQGYSVDSLRMSTWPIDSVHSSSACEVSCSKCEHEVNEVDFQKSLEQSLLHPHKQNKVLMLNDPQEILLNTKEEPKSDFEANRTLDGIEDTRFAFKRTLLDGFPAEEGLKKLDSFYQWMSKELGDVEESNKPSTSGAYWDTVESEVGSTTIPSQGHLDTYVLDPSVSNDQLFSIIDYSPGWAFEGSKTKIIISGRFLRSQQEAELCKWSCMFGEVEVPAVILTKDVLCCHTPPHKAGRVPFYVTCSNRLACSEVREFDFQVNCTQEVNTAGDDRASTLSTFSRRFGELLYLGHAFPQNSYSISGNEKSQLRSKISSLLRGEDDVWDKLLELTLQKEFSPEDLQEHLLQNLLKDRLHAWLLQKIIDDGKGPNVLDEGGQGVLHFAAALGYDWALEPTIVAGVNVNFRDVNGWTALHWAAFYGRERTVAFLVSLGAATGLVTDPCPEYPSGRPPADLASANGHKGIAGYLSESYLSEQLTTLDLNKDVGESPGTKVVQRIQNIAQVNDLDGLSYEQSLKDSLAAVCNATQAAARIHQVFRMQSFQRKQLEEFGDDKFGISDERALSLVKMNGKSHKSGSRDEPVHAAAIRIQNKFRGWKGRKEFLMIRQRIVKIQAHVRGHQVRKNCGKIIWTVGILEKVILRWRRKGSGLRGFKSEANSEVTMIQDITSPEEDYDFLKEGRKQTEQRLEKALARVKSMVQYPEARDQYRRVLNVVTEIQENQVKHDSSCNNSEETRDFNNLTDLEALLEEDIFMPTAT, from the exons ATGGCTGAGGCCAGACACTACGTTCCCCCCTCTCAGTTGG ATATCGAGCAAATTATTGTAGAAGCACAGCATCGATGGCTGCGTCCGGCTGAAATTTGTGCAATTCTCAGCAATTACACGAAGTTTCGAATTGCTCCAGAACCTGCTCATATGCCACCAA GTGGTTCACTTTTCTTATTTGATCGGAAGGTGCTGAGATACTTCAGAAAGGATGGCCACAACTGGAGGAAgaaaaaagatggaaaaacaGTAAGAGAAGCACATGAGAGACTAAAG GCTGGAAGTGTGGATGTTTTGCACTGCTACTATGCTCATGGAGAAGAAGATGAGAATTTTCAGAGACGTACATATTGGCTGCTTGAAGA GGAACTCTCTAACATTGTTCTAGTTCATTATCGACAAGTGAAG GGAACCAAGTCAAATTATACATGTGCTAAAGAAACTGAAGAATCTCTTCCTTATGCTCAACAAACTGACAAAATTATGGTCAAAGCAGAGATGGACACTTCTTTTTCATCCACTCTTCGTCCAAACAGTTACCAGGTTCCTTCACAAACTACGGATACAAGCATGAACAGTGCCCAATTATCAGAATATGAAGAAACTGAATCTG CATTCAATAGCCATGCAAGTTCTGAGTTTTATTCTTTCCTTGAGTTACAACGCCCTGTTAAGAAGATTATAGATCAACCTGCTGATTCTTATTCTCCTCAGCCACTCATAA ATGAGCAAAAGAAGTTACCTGTCATTGCTGAGGTGAATCATATCTCACTCACTCAAGACAGAAAAATCATAGACATTCATAATGTTGGATTGACGTATGAGTCCCCAAAACCCCTGGGCTTCTCCTCGTGGGAAGATATCTTAGGAAATAATGGTGAAAGTCAACACGTGCCTTTTCAGCCTTTATTTCCTGAAATGCAACCTGATAACATGCGAGTCAATAGCAATTTTTGTCAAGGAGATGACATAATTGTGCCACATTTGACCACCAGCATTGCTCAGCTGCATGACAATGGAAGTATCATACAAGCTGAAGGAAGTTGGCAG GGATATAGTGTTGATTCTTTACGCATGTCCACTTGGCCTATTGACAGTGTCCATTCAAGCTCGGCATGCGAGGTTAGTTGTAGCAAATGTGAGCATGAAGTTAATGAAGTTGATTTTCAAAAATCCTTGGAACAGTCTCTTCTCCATCCACACAAACAAAACAAGGTTCTGATGCTAAATGACCCTCAAGAGATACTTCTGAATACAAAAGAAGAGCCAAAATCAGATTTTGAGGCCAATAGAACCCTAGATGGAATAGAAGACACACGTTTCGCTTTTAAAAGGACTCTGTTAGATGGATTCCCAGCAGAAGAGGGTCTGAAGAAGCTTGACAGTTTCTACCAGTGGATGAGTAAAGAGCTTGGAGATGTGGAAGAATCAAATAAACCATCTACTTCAGGTGCTTATTGGGATACAGTTGAAAGTGAGGTTGGCAGCACAACTATTCCTTCCCAAGGGCACCTGGACACCTATGTATTGGATCCATCTGTTTCCAATGATCAGCTTTTTAGCATTATTGACTATTCCCCAGGCTGGGCATTTGAAGGGTCAAAAACTAAG aTTATCATTTCTGGACGATTCTTAAGAAGTCAACAAGAAGCAGAACTATGTAAATGGTCATGCATGTTTGGTGAGGTTGAAGTGCCTGCAGTGATACTCACAAAAGATGTTCTTTGTTGTCATACTCCTCCACACAAGGCTGGGAGGGTACCTTTCTATGTAACTTGTTCCAATAGGTTAGCATGTAGTGAAGTGCGAGAATTTGATTTCCAGGTCAACTGTACTCAAGAAGTCAACACTGCAGGTGATGATAGAGCCAGCACTTTGTCTACTTTTAGTAGACGATTTGGAGAACTGTTGTACCTAGGGCATGCCTTTCCTCAGAATTCTTATTCAATCAGTGGAAATGAGAAATCTCAACTGAGAAGTAAAATCAGTTCTCTGCTACGGGGGGAGGATGATGTTTGGGACAAGCTACTGGAACTTACACTACAGAAAGAATTTTCTCCAGAAGATTTACAGGAGCATCTGCTTCAAAATCTTCTAAAAGATAGGTTGCACGCATGGCTCCTTCAGAAAATTATTGACGATGGGAAAGGCCCCAATGTATTGGATGAGGGTGGCCAAGGTGTGCTTCATTTTGCTGCTGCTCTTGGCTACGATTGGGCCCTAGAACCCACAATAGTTGCTGGTGTGAATGTGAACTTTCGTGATGTGAATGGATGGACTGCTCTTCATTGGGCAGCATTTTATGGCAG GGAGCGCACAGTTGCTTTCCTCGTATCTCTTGGCGCTGCAACTGGATTAGTGACTGATCCATGTCCAGAATACCCTTCTGGTAGGCCTCCAGCTGACCTAGCTTCTGCAAATGGACATAAAGGAATTGCAGGGTATCTCTCAGAATCTTATTTAAGTGAACAGCTCACAACTCTTGATTTGAACAAGGATGTGGGAGAAAGTCCTGGAACCAAAGTAGTCCAAAGAATCCAAAACATTGCCCAAGTTAATGATCTTGATGGTCTATCTTATGAACAGTCACTGAAAGATTCATTGGCTGCAGTGTGCAATGCCACCCAAGCTGCTGCTCGTATTCATCAAGTTTTCAGAATGCAATCATTCCAGAGAAAGCAACTGGAGGAATTTGGTGATGACAAATTTGGAATATCCGATGAACGAGCTCTTTCACTTGTAAAAATGAATGGGAAATCACACAAGTCTGGATCACGCGATGAACCGGTCCATGCTGCTGCAATACGTATCCAGAACAAATTCCGTGGCTGGAAGGGCAGAAAAGAATTTTTGATGATTCGACAACGTATAGTAAAAATTCAG GCTCACGTGAGAGGACACCAGGTTAGGAAAAATTGTGGGAAGATAATTTGGACTGTTGGGATATTGGAGAAGGTTATTTTGCGTTGGCGTCGAAAAGGTAGTGGTTTGCGAGGATTTAAGTCAGAGGCCAATTCTGAGGTAACTATGATACAAGATATAACTTCCCCTGAGGAGGACTACGATTTCTTAAAAGAAGGCAGGAAGCAAACTGAGCAAAGATTGGAGAAAGCCCTAGCCAGGGTGAAGTCAATGGTTCAGTATCCAGAGGCAAGGGACCAATACCGTAGGGTGTTGAATGTAGTAACTGAGATCCAAGAAAATCAG GTAAAGCATGATAGCAGTTGTAACAATTCAGAAGAAACAAGAGACTTCAATAACCTCACTGATCTTGAAGCACTGTTGGAGGAAGATATTTTCATGCCTACAGCAACTTAG